The Triticum aestivum cultivar Chinese Spring chromosome 7B, IWGSC CS RefSeq v2.1, whole genome shotgun sequence genome window below encodes:
- the LOC123156531 gene encoding probable plastidic glucose transporter 3 isoform X3 produces the protein MRWKLGTAAYKRVPSRDAAMDPDLETPEKTPDGGGGGAGAGPSWRRSLPHVCVATVTSFLFGYHTGVVNEPLESISADLGFAGNTLAEGLVVSICLGGAFVGCLFSGSVADGIGRRRAFQLSTLPMIVGAALSALTNSLEGMLFGRLLVGAGMGLGPPVASLYITEVSPPSVRGMYGSFVQIATCLGILFSLLVGTPVKDIDRWWRVCFWVSAVPAVLQAIAMEFCVESPQWLYKCGRTNEAEMQFEKLLGPLHVKSAMAELSRSERGDDGESVKFSELFYGRHFNVVFIGTTLFALQQLSGINSVFYFSSTVFRSVGVPSSLANICMGIANLLGSIIAMLLMDKLGRKMLLVGSFFFMAFSMGLQAIGANRHLGSASVYLSVGGILLFVLAFSLGAGPVPGLLLPEIFPNKIRAKAMALCMSVHWGVNFFVSLLFLRLLEQLGPQVLYTMFSSACVVGAIFVRRHVVETKGKTLQEIEVSLLQTQ, from the exons ATGCGGTGGAAGCTCGGCACCGCGGCGTACAAGCGCGTGCCGTCCCGCGACGCCGCCATGGACCCCGACCTCGAGACGCCAG AGAAGACGcccgacgggggcggcggcggagcaggggcGGGCCCGTCGTGGCGCAGGTCGCTGCCGCACGTGTGCGTCGCCACCGTCACCTCCTTCCTCTTCGGCTACCACACAGG GGTGGTGAACGAGCCGCTCGAGAGCATCTCCGCGGACCTCGGATTCGCCGGCAACACGCTGGCCGAAG GGCTCGTGGTCAGCATATGCCTGGGGGGAGCGTTCGTCGGGTGCCTCTTCAGCGGCTCTGTCGCCGACGGAATCGGCCGGCGCCGCGCTTTTCAGCTCAGCACCCTGCCCATGATCGTGGGAGCCGCCTTAAG TGCTCTCACCAACAGCCTGGAAGGAATGCTATTTGGAAGATTATTGGTTGGAGCAGGAATGGGGTTGGGTCCACCGGTGGCTTCACTCTATATAACAGAG GTCTCTCCCCCCTCTGTGAGGGGTATGTATGGCAGCTTTGTTCAGATTGCGACCTGTCTGGGAATCTTATTTTCTCTTCTAGTCGGTACCCCTGTCAAGGACATTGATAGATG GTGGAGAGTGTGTTTCTGGGTTTCAGCTGTCCCAGCAGTTTTACAAGCTATTGCCATGGAGTTCTGTGTTGAGAGTCCCCAGTGGCTATATAAG TGTGGAAGAACAAACGAAGCAGAAATGCAGTTTGAGAAGCTTCTAGGCCCTCTTCACGTAAAATCTGCTATGGCAGAACTTTCTCGATCGGAGAGAGGAGATGATGGGGAAAGTGTGAAGTTCTCAGAGTTATTTTATGGTCGTCACTTCAATG TTGTTTTTATTGGCACAACGCTCTTTGCTTTACAACAGTTATCGGGCATAAATTCTGTGTTCTATTTCTCATCAACTGTGTTCAGAAGTGTGGGGGTGCCCTCTAGCCTTGCCAATATATGCATGGGGATTGCCAATTTGTTAG GTTCTATTATAGCTATGCTTCTAATGGACAAGCTAGGCAGGAAAATGCTTCTTGTAGGAAGCTTCTTTTTCATG GCCTTCTCAATGGGACTTCAGGCTATTGGAGCGAATCGTCACCTTGGTTCTGCAAGTGTGTATCTTTCGGTTGGTGGGATACTGCT GTTTGTCTTGGCATTTTCATTGGGAGCAGGCCCAGTTCCAGGACTTCTTTTACCTGAGATTTTCCCAAACAAAATTCGGGCCAAAGCTATGGCTCTGTGTATGTCAGTACATTGG GGCGTCAACTTCTTCGTCAGTTTGTTATTCTTGCGGCTTCTGGAGCAACTTGGCCCACAAGTTCTGTACACAATGTTCTCGTCAGCGTGTGTGGTAGGAGCAATATTTGTGCGGCGACACGTAGTCGAAACAAAGGGCAAAACTCTGCAGGAGATAGAAGTTTCACTGTTACAAACACAGTAA
- the LOC123156531 gene encoding probable plastidic glucose transporter 3 isoform X1: MRWKLGTAAYKRVPSRDAAMDPDLETPDPTAEKTPDGGGGGAGAGPSWRRSLPHVCVATVTSFLFGYHTGVVNEPLESISADLGFAGNTLAEGLVVSICLGGAFVGCLFSGSVADGIGRRRAFQLSTLPMIVGAALSALTNSLEGMLFGRLLVGAGMGLGPPVASLYITEVSPPSVRGMYGSFVQIATCLGILFSLLVGTPVKDIDRWWRVCFWVSAVPAVLQAIAMEFCVESPQWLYKCGRTNEAEMQFEKLLGPLHVKSAMAELSRSERGDDGESVKFSELFYGRHFNVVFIGTTLFALQQLSGINSVFYFSSTVFRSVGVPSSLANICMGIANLLGSIIAMLLMDKLGRKMLLVGSFFFMAFSMGLQAIGANRHLGSASVYLSVGGILLFVLAFSLGAGPVPGLLLPEIFPNKIRAKAMALCMSVHWGVNFFVSLLFLRLLEQLGPQVLYTMFSSACVVGAIFVRRHVVETKGKTLQEIEVSLLQTQ; encoded by the exons ATGCGGTGGAAGCTCGGCACCGCGGCGTACAAGCGCGTGCCGTCCCGCGACGCCGCCATGGACCCCGACCTCGAGACGCCAG ATCCGACAGCAGAGAAGACGcccgacgggggcggcggcggagcaggggcGGGCCCGTCGTGGCGCAGGTCGCTGCCGCACGTGTGCGTCGCCACCGTCACCTCCTTCCTCTTCGGCTACCACACAGG GGTGGTGAACGAGCCGCTCGAGAGCATCTCCGCGGACCTCGGATTCGCCGGCAACACGCTGGCCGAAG GGCTCGTGGTCAGCATATGCCTGGGGGGAGCGTTCGTCGGGTGCCTCTTCAGCGGCTCTGTCGCCGACGGAATCGGCCGGCGCCGCGCTTTTCAGCTCAGCACCCTGCCCATGATCGTGGGAGCCGCCTTAAG TGCTCTCACCAACAGCCTGGAAGGAATGCTATTTGGAAGATTATTGGTTGGAGCAGGAATGGGGTTGGGTCCACCGGTGGCTTCACTCTATATAACAGAG GTCTCTCCCCCCTCTGTGAGGGGTATGTATGGCAGCTTTGTTCAGATTGCGACCTGTCTGGGAATCTTATTTTCTCTTCTAGTCGGTACCCCTGTCAAGGACATTGATAGATG GTGGAGAGTGTGTTTCTGGGTTTCAGCTGTCCCAGCAGTTTTACAAGCTATTGCCATGGAGTTCTGTGTTGAGAGTCCCCAGTGGCTATATAAG TGTGGAAGAACAAACGAAGCAGAAATGCAGTTTGAGAAGCTTCTAGGCCCTCTTCACGTAAAATCTGCTATGGCAGAACTTTCTCGATCGGAGAGAGGAGATGATGGGGAAAGTGTGAAGTTCTCAGAGTTATTTTATGGTCGTCACTTCAATG TTGTTTTTATTGGCACAACGCTCTTTGCTTTACAACAGTTATCGGGCATAAATTCTGTGTTCTATTTCTCATCAACTGTGTTCAGAAGTGTGGGGGTGCCCTCTAGCCTTGCCAATATATGCATGGGGATTGCCAATTTGTTAG GTTCTATTATAGCTATGCTTCTAATGGACAAGCTAGGCAGGAAAATGCTTCTTGTAGGAAGCTTCTTTTTCATG GCCTTCTCAATGGGACTTCAGGCTATTGGAGCGAATCGTCACCTTGGTTCTGCAAGTGTGTATCTTTCGGTTGGTGGGATACTGCT GTTTGTCTTGGCATTTTCATTGGGAGCAGGCCCAGTTCCAGGACTTCTTTTACCTGAGATTTTCCCAAACAAAATTCGGGCCAAAGCTATGGCTCTGTGTATGTCAGTACATTGG GGCGTCAACTTCTTCGTCAGTTTGTTATTCTTGCGGCTTCTGGAGCAACTTGGCCCACAAGTTCTGTACACAATGTTCTCGTCAGCGTGTGTGGTAGGAGCAATATTTGTGCGGCGACACGTAGTCGAAACAAAGGGCAAAACTCTGCAGGAGATAGAAGTTTCACTGTTACAAACACAGTAA
- the LOC123156531 gene encoding probable plastidic glucose transporter 3 isoform X2, with the protein MRWKLGTAAYKRVPSRDAAMDPDLETPAEKTPDGGGGGAGAGPSWRRSLPHVCVATVTSFLFGYHTGVVNEPLESISADLGFAGNTLAEGLVVSICLGGAFVGCLFSGSVADGIGRRRAFQLSTLPMIVGAALSALTNSLEGMLFGRLLVGAGMGLGPPVASLYITEVSPPSVRGMYGSFVQIATCLGILFSLLVGTPVKDIDRWWRVCFWVSAVPAVLQAIAMEFCVESPQWLYKCGRTNEAEMQFEKLLGPLHVKSAMAELSRSERGDDGESVKFSELFYGRHFNVVFIGTTLFALQQLSGINSVFYFSSTVFRSVGVPSSLANICMGIANLLGSIIAMLLMDKLGRKMLLVGSFFFMAFSMGLQAIGANRHLGSASVYLSVGGILLFVLAFSLGAGPVPGLLLPEIFPNKIRAKAMALCMSVHWGVNFFVSLLFLRLLEQLGPQVLYTMFSSACVVGAIFVRRHVVETKGKTLQEIEVSLLQTQ; encoded by the exons ATGCGGTGGAAGCTCGGCACCGCGGCGTACAAGCGCGTGCCGTCCCGCGACGCCGCCATGGACCCCGACCTCGAGACGCCAG CAGAGAAGACGcccgacgggggcggcggcggagcaggggcGGGCCCGTCGTGGCGCAGGTCGCTGCCGCACGTGTGCGTCGCCACCGTCACCTCCTTCCTCTTCGGCTACCACACAGG GGTGGTGAACGAGCCGCTCGAGAGCATCTCCGCGGACCTCGGATTCGCCGGCAACACGCTGGCCGAAG GGCTCGTGGTCAGCATATGCCTGGGGGGAGCGTTCGTCGGGTGCCTCTTCAGCGGCTCTGTCGCCGACGGAATCGGCCGGCGCCGCGCTTTTCAGCTCAGCACCCTGCCCATGATCGTGGGAGCCGCCTTAAG TGCTCTCACCAACAGCCTGGAAGGAATGCTATTTGGAAGATTATTGGTTGGAGCAGGAATGGGGTTGGGTCCACCGGTGGCTTCACTCTATATAACAGAG GTCTCTCCCCCCTCTGTGAGGGGTATGTATGGCAGCTTTGTTCAGATTGCGACCTGTCTGGGAATCTTATTTTCTCTTCTAGTCGGTACCCCTGTCAAGGACATTGATAGATG GTGGAGAGTGTGTTTCTGGGTTTCAGCTGTCCCAGCAGTTTTACAAGCTATTGCCATGGAGTTCTGTGTTGAGAGTCCCCAGTGGCTATATAAG TGTGGAAGAACAAACGAAGCAGAAATGCAGTTTGAGAAGCTTCTAGGCCCTCTTCACGTAAAATCTGCTATGGCAGAACTTTCTCGATCGGAGAGAGGAGATGATGGGGAAAGTGTGAAGTTCTCAGAGTTATTTTATGGTCGTCACTTCAATG TTGTTTTTATTGGCACAACGCTCTTTGCTTTACAACAGTTATCGGGCATAAATTCTGTGTTCTATTTCTCATCAACTGTGTTCAGAAGTGTGGGGGTGCCCTCTAGCCTTGCCAATATATGCATGGGGATTGCCAATTTGTTAG GTTCTATTATAGCTATGCTTCTAATGGACAAGCTAGGCAGGAAAATGCTTCTTGTAGGAAGCTTCTTTTTCATG GCCTTCTCAATGGGACTTCAGGCTATTGGAGCGAATCGTCACCTTGGTTCTGCAAGTGTGTATCTTTCGGTTGGTGGGATACTGCT GTTTGTCTTGGCATTTTCATTGGGAGCAGGCCCAGTTCCAGGACTTCTTTTACCTGAGATTTTCCCAAACAAAATTCGGGCCAAAGCTATGGCTCTGTGTATGTCAGTACATTGG GGCGTCAACTTCTTCGTCAGTTTGTTATTCTTGCGGCTTCTGGAGCAACTTGGCCCACAAGTTCTGTACACAATGTTCTCGTCAGCGTGTGTGGTAGGAGCAATATTTGTGCGGCGACACGTAGTCGAAACAAAGGGCAAAACTCTGCAGGAGATAGAAGTTTCACTGTTACAAACACAGTAA